One genomic window of Cellulophaga sp. Hel_I_12 includes the following:
- the aroA gene encoding 3-phosphoshikimate 1-carboxyvinyltransferase yields MKLHLNSPVTNLIEATLKITGSKSESNRILLLQALYPNVSIENTSNSDDAQVMQQGLKISEGEVDIHHAGTAMRFLTAYFAMQEGKEVVLTGSQRMTERPIGVLVEALKSLGADISYVNNEGFPPLKITGKKITKQKVTLPADMSSQYISALLLNASSLENGLEITLVGKITSVPYIQMTLALLSQLDIENTFEGNIIKVFPKKEVRAKTLVVESDWSSASYFYSICALADIGSKITLSAYKENSLQGDSVLATIYKSFGVETTFNRHQVILKKIAHHQTTGLHIDLANAPDIAQTIAVSCFGLGMECHLTGLHTLKIKETDRLEALKTELSKLGAKISVTDKTLSLNASNEIKKNRAIDTYNDHRMAMAFAPLALRTSIFINDAEVVSKSYPDFWKDMISMGIQVE; encoded by the coding sequence TTGAAACTACATTTAAACTCGCCGGTAACGAATCTCATTGAGGCTACCCTAAAAATTACAGGCTCTAAAAGCGAATCTAATCGTATTTTACTGCTGCAAGCATTGTATCCGAATGTCAGTATTGAAAACACCTCAAATTCTGATGATGCTCAAGTCATGCAACAAGGTTTAAAAATTAGTGAAGGCGAGGTAGATATTCATCACGCAGGAACGGCTATGCGTTTTTTAACAGCTTATTTTGCTATGCAAGAAGGCAAAGAGGTCGTTTTAACAGGCTCGCAGCGGATGACTGAGCGCCCAATTGGTGTTTTGGTAGAGGCTTTAAAAAGCTTAGGGGCCGATATCAGTTATGTTAATAATGAAGGGTTTCCTCCTTTAAAAATTACAGGTAAAAAGATCACAAAGCAAAAAGTAACACTTCCAGCCGATATGAGCAGCCAATATATTTCGGCCTTACTATTAAACGCATCGAGCTTAGAAAACGGATTGGAAATAACCTTAGTAGGTAAAATAACTTCTGTTCCCTATATACAAATGACACTTGCTTTATTATCTCAATTAGATATTGAAAATACTTTTGAAGGGAATATCATTAAAGTTTTTCCTAAAAAAGAAGTAAGGGCTAAAACTTTGGTGGTAGAGTCTGACTGGAGTTCCGCATCTTATTTTTATAGTATTTGCGCACTAGCGGATATAGGTTCTAAAATCACCTTATCAGCCTATAAAGAAAATAGCCTTCAAGGCGATAGTGTTTTAGCAACAATTTACAAGAGTTTTGGTGTAGAAACAACTTTTAATAGGCATCAAGTCATCCTTAAAAAAATAGCCCATCATCAAACGACTGGATTACATATAGATTTAGCAAACGCACCCGACATTGCACAAACCATAGCGGTGAGTTGTTTCGGATTGGGAATGGAATGTCATTTAACTGGCTTACACACCCTAAAAATTAAAGAAACCGATCGTTTAGAAGCATTAAAAACAGAGTTGTCAAAACTAGGTGCTAAGATCTCGGTAACGGACAAAACACTTAGTTTAAATGCTTCAAACGAAATAAAGAAAAATAGAGCTATAGACACCTATAATGATCATAGAATGGCTATGGCTTTTGCCCCTTTAGCCTTAAGAACATCAATTTTTATTAATGATGCAGAAGTGGTTTCAAAATCGTATCCCGACTTTTGGAAAGATATGATTTCAATGGGTATTCAGGTAGAATGA
- a CDS encoding DUF3857 domain-containing transglutaminase family protein, with amino-acid sequence MDSLKTKPEVMRFFIFLTTLIFCQFLSSQNLNYPSFLIDKSLKEDANAVVRHNEISININSIDELVVEKRRVVTVLNKQGDDYVNAREWYDDSEKITAIQAVIYDQLGNEINKIKQNDFKDVSAVSGGTMYSDSRVLYLEYTPVSYPYTVEFIVETKTKNTGFITPWQFLDGYYVSTEKSRYTISYASPDLKPVIKEKNLENSTVVKTNTENSITYEATNLKAIKYEELAPSFIQISPQIHPRMVNFNYEGFQGTINNWQEVGSWMYANHIADKDELPLPTISLIKALTASATSDLEKAKIIYKYVQDNTRYISVQVGIGGIQPISAIEVDRVKYGDCKGLTNYTKALLKEVGVTSYYAHVESGDTKVSFETDFPDLWAGDHAILAIPYENKLYWIDCTSQVHPFGFIGDFTDGRQVLLIKPEGGELATTPAYLNGDNYQKTEGKYSISDDNIVHGQVTILTKGIQYDNHFRIKDKTPDDIVKYYKSIWSYINNLNIDTYTFENDIDTVVFRENIAITADNYATKSGDRLLFSPNFFNKNVFVPKRYRNRQFPLEIQRGYVDEDEITIQLPLDYTIEAIPDAIDILSDFGTYTLSFKVSEDKKSILYTRKLFIKEGTYPKESYESYRNFRKEVAQNDSSKIVLIKK; translated from the coding sequence TTGGATTCACTAAAGACCAAACCAGAAGTAATGCGCTTTTTTATTTTTCTTACAACCCTAATTTTTTGTCAGTTTCTAAGCTCACAAAATCTAAACTACCCATCTTTCCTCATCGACAAAAGCCTCAAAGAAGACGCGAATGCCGTAGTTCGACACAATGAAATTTCTATAAATATTAATTCTATCGATGAATTAGTAGTCGAAAAAAGGCGCGTGGTCACTGTTTTAAATAAGCAAGGTGATGACTATGTTAACGCCAGAGAATGGTACGATGATTCTGAAAAAATCACGGCTATTCAAGCTGTGATATACGATCAGTTAGGAAATGAAATTAATAAAATAAAACAAAATGATTTTAAGGATGTAAGTGCTGTTAGTGGTGGTACAATGTATTCAGATTCTAGAGTACTTTACTTAGAATATACTCCCGTTTCCTATCCTTACACTGTGGAATTTATTGTTGAAACTAAAACAAAAAATACTGGTTTTATTACGCCCTGGCAATTTTTAGATGGGTATTATGTGAGTACAGAAAAAAGCAGGTATACCATTAGCTATGCTTCCCCAGACCTTAAACCTGTTATTAAAGAAAAAAACCTAGAGAATAGTACTGTTGTTAAAACAAATACAGAGAATAGTATTACGTATGAAGCAACGAACCTTAAAGCCATTAAATACGAAGAATTAGCGCCATCTTTTATTCAAATTAGTCCTCAAATACATCCGAGGATGGTGAATTTTAATTATGAAGGTTTTCAAGGTACTATTAATAATTGGCAAGAAGTAGGGTCATGGATGTACGCAAACCATATTGCTGATAAAGACGAACTTCCACTGCCTACTATAAGCCTTATTAAAGCATTGACAGCGAGTGCAACAAGTGATTTAGAAAAAGCAAAAATAATCTATAAATATGTGCAAGACAATACGCGATATATAAGTGTTCAGGTCGGGATTGGTGGTATTCAGCCCATTAGTGCTATTGAGGTTGATAGGGTTAAATACGGCGATTGCAAGGGCTTGACAAACTATACAAAGGCCTTGCTTAAAGAAGTGGGTGTCACATCGTACTACGCCCATGTAGAATCAGGGGATACTAAAGTAAGTTTTGAGACCGATTTTCCAGATTTGTGGGCTGGGGATCATGCGATTTTAGCGATTCCATATGAAAATAAATTGTATTGGATAGACTGCACGTCTCAAGTGCATCCTTTTGGTTTTATTGGTGATTTTACCGATGGAAGACAGGTTTTATTAATTAAGCCAGAAGGTGGCGAATTGGCAACAACTCCAGCCTATTTAAATGGAGATAATTATCAAAAAACCGAAGGGAAATATTCAATTTCAGATGATAATATAGTTCATGGTCAGGTGACGATCTTAACGAAAGGTATTCAATATGATAATCATTTTAGAATTAAAGATAAAACACCGGACGATATTGTAAAGTATTACAAGAGTATTTGGAGTTACATCAATAACCTAAATATTGATACATATACTTTTGAGAATGATATTGATACCGTTGTTTTTCGTGAAAATATAGCGATAACAGCAGACAATTACGCGACTAAAAGTGGTGATCGATTGCTTTTTTCTCCTAATTTTTTCAATAAAAATGTCTTTGTTCCTAAACGCTACAGAAACCGACAGTTTCCATTGGAAATTCAACGAGGTTATGTAGATGAGGATGAAATAACCATACAATTACCTTTGGATTATACCATTGAAGCGATTCCAGATGCTATTGATATTCTAAGTGATTTTGGAACATATACTTTAAGTTTCAAAGTCTCAGAAGATAAAAAAAGCATTTTGTACACACGTAAACTATTCATAAAAGAAGGTACATACCCGAAGGAAAGCTATGAATCTTACAGGAACTTTAGAAAAGAAGTTGCTCAAAATGATAGTTCAAAAATAGTACTGATCAAAAAATAA
- a CDS encoding nucleotide pyrophosphohydrolase, which yields MNITNAQKAVDDWIKEHGVRYFNELTNMAQLTEEVGEVARIIARRYGEQSEKESDKAKDLGEELADVVFVVLCLANQTGIDLQKAFDEKLALKTKRDHDRHHNNKKL from the coding sequence ATGAATATTACCAATGCACAAAAGGCAGTTGACGATTGGATTAAGGAGCATGGTGTTCGTTATTTTAATGAACTCACCAATATGGCGCAACTTACAGAAGAAGTAGGAGAGGTGGCGCGTATTATTGCTCGCAGGTATGGTGAACAAAGTGAAAAAGAATCGGATAAAGCAAAAGATTTAGGGGAAGAACTGGCTGATGTTGTATTTGTGGTATTGTGTTTGGCAAACCAAACAGGAATAGATTTACAAAAAGCTTTTGATGAAAAATTAGCTTTAAAAACCAAACGCGATCATGATCGGCATCACAACAACAAAAAGCTCTAA
- a CDS encoding polyprenyl synthetase family protein, which translates to MKIVAQIKEPINMEMELFEKKFYESMTSKVALLNRITHYIVNRKGKQMRPMFVFLTAKMINNGEVNERTYRGAAVIELIHTATLVHDDVVDESYKRRGFFSINALWKNKIAVLVGDYLLSKGLLLSIDNGDFDLLKIISIAVREMSEGELLQIEKARRLDITEEVYYEIIRQKTATLIAACCSLGACAVKPESEEVEIFRKFGEYCGMAFQIKDDLFDYGNEAIGKPTGIDIKEQKMTLPLIYVLNTCTAQEKKWLINSIKNHNKDKKRVKEVIAFVKSNGGLEYAVRKMLAFKDEALTLLAHYPDSAYKNSLELMVNYVVDRKK; encoded by the coding sequence GTGAAAATAGTAGCTCAAATAAAGGAACCCATCAATATGGAAATGGAACTTTTTGAAAAAAAGTTTTATGAATCCATGACTTCAAAGGTGGCGCTATTAAACAGAATTACCCATTACATCGTGAATCGAAAAGGAAAGCAAATGCGACCCATGTTTGTTTTTCTAACGGCTAAAATGATAAATAATGGTGAAGTAAATGAGCGTACCTATAGAGGTGCCGCCGTTATTGAACTGATTCATACCGCAACTTTAGTTCATGATGATGTCGTGGATGAAAGTTACAAACGCCGCGGTTTTTTCTCAATTAATGCCTTATGGAAAAATAAAATTGCCGTTTTGGTGGGGGACTATTTATTGTCTAAAGGGTTGCTTTTGTCCATTGATAATGGAGATTTTGATTTGCTAAAAATTATATCCATTGCCGTTCGTGAAATGAGTGAAGGCGAACTATTACAAATTGAAAAAGCAAGACGGTTAGATATCACAGAAGAGGTATATTACGAAATTATACGCCAAAAAACAGCGACCCTTATAGCGGCCTGTTGTAGTTTAGGTGCTTGTGCGGTAAAACCTGAATCGGAAGAAGTAGAAATCTTTAGAAAATTTGGCGAATACTGCGGAATGGCTTTTCAAATTAAAGATGACTTGTTCGATTACGGCAACGAAGCCATTGGTAAACCTACAGGAATCGATATCAAGGAGCAAAAAATGACTTTACCTTTAATTTATGTTCTGAACACCTGTACAGCACAAGAAAAAAAATGGCTCATTAATTCTATCAAAAACCATAATAAGGATAAAAAAAGAGTCAAAGAAGTTATTGCTTTTGTAAAAAGTAATGGGGGCCTTGAGTATGCAGTACGTAAAATGCTCGCTTTTAAAGATGAGGCCTTAACCCTATTGGCACATTATCCAGATTCGGCCTATAAAAATTCATTGGAACTTATGGTGAATTACGTGGTTGACCGAAAAAAGTAA
- a CDS encoding DUF3857 domain-containing protein, translated as MKNLLCSLFLLFFLFSVKAQNYDFGKVSEEELKEKFHPTDSSASAAVLYRSLNLTYEYSQSTGFKLVTEVRERIKIYKKEGFNYATVSELLYLSDSGTDKESFRGLKAYTYNLQDGKIDESKLKSNETFTEEVSKYYEREKFTLPNVKEGSVIEFMYAIHSPFFYNIDEIVLQYDIPIKKQEISVQIPEYFAFNPNVKGYLNVFPKESKKSGNIVLNSKTRSGGSFNEAPKTTVNRNVIDYIINISEFSMQDVPALKEEPYVDNINNYRSAVNYELQYINFPEEPMKTYATTWEKVAKSIYDSPDFGSQINNTRYFKDDLIQILANSSTDVEKMNSIFFYVQKTMNWNNYYSKYTDQGVKKAFKEKTGNVADINLMLVAMLKEAGLKAFPVLVSTKNNGIPIFPTREGFNYVIASAEINNEIVLLDATNKYAEPNVIPNRALNWFGRLIKEDGSSVSILLGAAAQSGEVNMIQATLSNNGTLKGAMRTIYNKYNAYNFRNSNNEISEDSYIEKLENKYNGMEISNYTLDHKNDLGEAITEKFDFYVENQADVIGDKIYFSPSLFKTEKLNPFKQEERNYPVDFGYAWQERLMVNVTIPEGYKIESIPEPIAFNLPNNQGSFKYNLSNSEKEIKIVVTIDISTSMIPVQEYSALKEFYKLLVEKETEKVVLSKI; from the coding sequence ATGAAAAACCTATTATGTTCACTATTCCTTTTATTTTTTCTTTTTTCCGTAAAAGCTCAAAATTATGATTTTGGAAAAGTATCTGAAGAAGAATTAAAGGAAAAATTTCACCCTACTGATTCATCAGCTTCTGCAGCTGTTTTATATCGTTCTCTTAACCTTACATATGAATATTCTCAATCAACTGGTTTTAAATTAGTTACAGAAGTGCGAGAGCGTATTAAAATTTACAAAAAAGAAGGCTTTAATTATGCGACGGTATCAGAATTATTATATTTGAGTGATTCTGGTACTGATAAAGAATCATTTAGAGGACTAAAAGCGTATACCTATAATTTACAAGATGGTAAAATAGATGAGAGCAAATTAAAAAGTAACGAAACTTTTACCGAAGAAGTATCAAAATATTATGAAAGAGAAAAATTCACCTTGCCTAATGTAAAGGAAGGAAGCGTTATAGAGTTTATGTACGCTATACATTCGCCCTTTTTTTATAATATAGATGAGATTGTGCTCCAATATGATATTCCCATCAAAAAACAAGAAATATCGGTGCAAATACCTGAATATTTTGCTTTCAATCCCAATGTAAAAGGGTACTTAAATGTTTTTCCAAAAGAAAGCAAAAAATCGGGTAATATTGTTTTAAACAGTAAAACGCGGAGTGGTGGATCATTTAATGAGGCGCCTAAAACCACTGTTAATAGGAATGTCATTGATTATATCATTAATATATCAGAGTTTTCCATGCAGGATGTTCCAGCTCTAAAGGAGGAACCTTATGTAGATAATATTAATAATTATAGATCAGCGGTGAATTACGAGTTGCAGTATATTAACTTTCCTGAAGAACCTATGAAAACCTATGCCACCACATGGGAAAAAGTAGCAAAAAGTATTTATGATAGTCCCGATTTTGGTAGCCAAATAAATAATACACGCTATTTCAAGGATGATTTAATCCAAATTTTAGCCAATTCATCCACTGATGTTGAAAAAATGAACAGTATTTTTTTCTATGTTCAAAAAACTATGAACTGGAATAACTATTACAGTAAATATACTGACCAAGGAGTAAAAAAAGCATTCAAGGAAAAAACAGGAAATGTAGCAGATATCAACCTAATGCTAGTCGCCATGTTAAAAGAAGCAGGTTTAAAAGCGTTTCCAGTGTTGGTAAGTACGAAAAATAACGGAATTCCAATTTTCCCTACACGAGAAGGTTTTAATTATGTAATTGCCTCCGCAGAAATAAATAATGAAATTGTTTTGCTCGATGCTACCAATAAATATGCAGAGCCTAATGTAATTCCGAATAGGGCATTAAATTGGTTTGGTAGGCTTATTAAAGAAGATGGTTCCTCTGTATCAATTCTATTAGGTGCTGCAGCTCAGTCGGGAGAAGTAAATATGATTCAAGCTACTTTGAGCAATAATGGTACGCTTAAGGGCGCAATGCGGACTATATACAATAAATATAATGCCTATAATTTTAGAAATTCTAACAACGAAATTAGTGAGGATTCTTATATAGAAAAGCTTGAAAATAAATATAATGGGATGGAAATTTCTAATTATACTTTAGATCATAAAAATGATTTAGGTGAAGCCATTACTGAAAAATTTGATTTTTATGTAGAAAATCAGGCAGATGTAATAGGAGACAAAATTTATTTTTCACCATCTTTATTCAAAACCGAAAAACTAAATCCGTTTAAACAAGAAGAAAGAAACTATCCCGTAGATTTCGGTTATGCTTGGCAAGAGCGATTAATGGTGAATGTCACGATTCCGGAAGGCTATAAAATTGAGTCAATACCAGAACCAATAGCTTTTAACTTACCCAATAATCAAGGGTCTTTTAAATACAATCTTTCAAACTCAGAGAAGGAAATAAAAATAGTGGTTACTATTGATATTAGCACTTCTATGATACCAGTACAAGAGTATAGTGCTCTAAAAGAATTCTATAAACTTTTAGTGGAGAAAGAAACAGAAAAGGTAGTTTTATCAAAAATTTAG
- the rlmN gene encoding 23S rRNA (adenine(2503)-C(2))-methyltransferase RlmN, translating to METIQKKDIRALTREQLREFFEANGDKAFRGNQVYEWLWQKSAHSFEVMTNLSKATRDMLESNFVINHIKVDVIQRSTDGTIKNAVRLHDDLIVESVLIPTKTRTTACVSSQVGCSLDCKFCATSRLKRMRNLNPDEIYDQVVAIDNESRLYFDRPLSNIVFMGMGEPLMNYNNVLKAIEKITSPEGLGMSPKRIVVSTSGVPKMIKKMADDEVKFKLAVSLHSAIDATRTSIMPFNAKFTLSDLRESLQYWYAKTKSRITYEYVVWKGINDQQSDVDALVDFCKFAPSKVNLIEYNPIDDGQFQQASNAAIDMYVHTLEKNNIAVTVRRSRGKDIDAACGQLANKS from the coding sequence GTGGAAACTATTCAAAAGAAAGACATTCGAGCACTGACACGTGAGCAACTTCGTGAGTTTTTTGAAGCCAACGGCGACAAAGCTTTTCGAGGTAATCAAGTGTATGAATGGCTTTGGCAAAAATCTGCTCACTCCTTTGAGGTGATGACGAACCTATCGAAGGCCACAAGAGATATGTTAGAAAGTAATTTCGTCATCAACCATATCAAGGTTGATGTTATTCAACGAAGTACGGATGGCACCATAAAAAATGCGGTTCGTTTGCATGATGATTTAATAGTAGAATCGGTTTTAATTCCTACAAAAACAAGAACTACAGCCTGTGTCTCAAGTCAAGTTGGCTGCAGTTTAGACTGTAAGTTTTGTGCTACTTCGCGATTAAAGCGCATGCGAAACTTAAACCCTGATGAAATTTATGATCAAGTGGTGGCCATTGACAATGAAAGCAGATTGTATTTTGATCGTCCGCTAAGCAACATCGTATTCATGGGGATGGGAGAGCCTTTAATGAATTACAACAACGTTTTAAAGGCTATAGAGAAAATTACATCTCCTGAAGGCTTGGGGATGTCTCCAAAGCGAATTGTAGTTTCTACTTCAGGCGTACCAAAAATGATTAAAAAAATGGCCGATGATGAGGTTAAATTTAAACTAGCTGTTTCCCTACACTCCGCAATTGATGCCACAAGAACATCTATAATGCCCTTTAACGCCAAATTTACACTCAGTGATTTACGCGAATCATTGCAATACTGGTATGCGAAAACAAAAAGTAGAATTACCTATGAATATGTGGTTTGGAAAGGTATAAATGACCAACAAAGCGATGTTGATGCCCTCGTTGATTTTTGCAAATTTGCACCTTCAAAGGTTAATTTAATAGAGTATAACCCTATTGATGATGGGCAGTTTCAACAAGCTTCTAATGCTGCCATAGATATGTATGTGCATACCTTAGAAAAAAATAATATCGCAGTAACTGTACGCCGTTCTCGTGGAAAAGATATCGATGCCGCTTGCGGACAATTAGCGAACAAATCATAA
- the queA gene encoding tRNA preQ1(34) S-adenosylmethionine ribosyltransferase-isomerase QueA, translating to MKLSGFSFELPEELLAEYPSENRDESRLMVIHRETGKIEHKMFKDMIDYFDEGDVMVLNNTKVFPARLYGNKEKTGARIEVFLLRELNEEQRLWDVLVDPARKIRIGNKLYFGDDDTLVAEVIDNTTSRGRTLRFLYDGSYTDFRKKLKELGDTPLPKYIKRETEASDAERYQTIYAKHEGAVAAPTAGLHFSKHLLKRLEIKGIDFAELTLHVGLGTFNPVEVEDLSKHKMDSEELIIEEKATEIVNNAKKHKRRICAVGTTAMRGLESGVSSQQTLNTYEGWTNKFIFPPYDFSIANCMITNFHLPKSTLLMMVSAFMGHDLMKKAYKEAILEQYKFYSYGDAMLII from the coding sequence ATGAAATTATCCGGTTTTAGCTTTGAACTTCCTGAAGAACTTTTAGCAGAATACCCATCAGAAAATAGAGATGAATCTCGATTGATGGTAATTCATAGAGAGACAGGTAAAATTGAACATAAAATGTTCAAAGACATGATTGATTATTTCGATGAAGGTGATGTCATGGTGTTGAATAATACCAAGGTGTTTCCGGCCAGACTCTATGGTAATAAAGAAAAAACAGGAGCACGTATAGAAGTTTTCTTGTTGAGAGAATTAAACGAAGAACAACGTTTATGGGATGTTTTAGTGGATCCAGCACGAAAAATTAGAATTGGTAATAAATTGTATTTTGGGGATGATGATACTTTAGTCGCTGAGGTAATTGACAATACGACGTCTAGAGGTAGAACACTTCGTTTCTTATACGATGGTTCTTATACCGATTTTAGAAAAAAATTAAAAGAATTGGGTGATACACCATTACCTAAATACATTAAAAGAGAAACTGAAGCTTCGGATGCAGAGCGCTACCAAACTATTTATGCAAAACATGAAGGAGCAGTAGCCGCCCCAACAGCAGGCTTACATTTTTCTAAGCATTTGTTAAAACGACTGGAAATAAAAGGAATTGATTTTGCAGAACTTACCTTGCATGTTGGTTTAGGTACTTTTAACCCTGTTGAGGTTGAAGATTTATCTAAACATAAAATGGATAGCGAAGAGCTTATTATTGAAGAAAAGGCTACCGAAATAGTAAACAATGCTAAAAAGCATAAAAGGAGAATTTGTGCTGTTGGTACTACGGCTATGCGTGGTTTAGAAAGTGGAGTATCTTCTCAGCAAACCTTAAACACCTACGAGGGCTGGACCAATAAATTTATTTTCCCCCCCTACGATTTCAGTATTGCGAATTGTATGATTACGAATTTTCATTTGCCAAAATCAACTTTGTTAATGATGGTTTCGGCATTTATGGGCCATGATTTAATGAAAAAAGCCTATAAAGAAGCTATTCTAGAGCAATATAAATTTTATTCTTATGGCGATGCCATGTTAATTATATAA
- the rsgA gene encoding ribosome small subunit-dependent GTPase A encodes MIGIVYKSTGSWYTVKAKDGCFYECRIKGKFRIQGIKSTNPVAVGDSVHFDIEKIGDETIGIITKIADRKNYIIRKSVNLSKQTHIIAANLDQAFLMVTLNNPPTSTSFIDRFLVTSEAYHIPAILLFNKVDTYSEAELGEVKYLAALYRNIGYTCIGISATSGKNIDQLKALMLDKTSMFSGHSGVGKSTLVNAIEPKLNLKTKKISEQHLQGQHTTTFAEMFDLDMGARIIDTPGIKGFGIVDMEKEEIGAYFPEFFKLKQNCKFNNCLHLEEPNCAIKNALDTDDIAWSRYRSYVQMITGEEENYRTDIYGEKK; translated from the coding sequence ATGATAGGAATTGTATATAAATCTACTGGAAGTTGGTACACGGTAAAAGCTAAAGACGGGTGCTTTTATGAGTGCAGAATTAAAGGTAAATTTAGAATCCAAGGCATTAAAAGCACCAATCCAGTGGCTGTTGGTGACTCGGTACATTTTGATATTGAAAAAATTGGCGATGAAACCATAGGGATTATCACTAAAATTGCAGACCGCAAAAATTATATCATCCGGAAATCGGTAAACTTATCAAAACAGACACATATCATTGCAGCCAATTTAGACCAAGCGTTTTTGATGGTTACCTTAAACAACCCACCTACATCCACCAGTTTTATAGATCGTTTTTTAGTGACTTCAGAGGCGTATCATATACCTGCCATCTTGCTATTTAATAAGGTAGATACCTATTCTGAGGCCGAATTAGGGGAAGTAAAATACTTAGCTGCCTTATATCGAAATATTGGGTATACCTGTATTGGAATATCTGCCACCTCGGGAAAAAATATCGATCAACTTAAAGCCTTGATGCTTGACAAAACCAGTATGTTTTCTGGTCATTCAGGCGTAGGTAAATCTACTTTGGTAAATGCCATAGAACCAAAATTAAATTTAAAAACGAAGAAAATTTCAGAGCAACATTTACAGGGGCAACACACCACCACTTTCGCCGAAATGTTCGATTTAGATATGGGCGCTCGAATCATTGATACGCCAGGAATAAAGGGTTTTGGTATTGTAGACATGGAAAAAGAAGAGATTGGTGCTTATTTTCCAGAGTTTTTTAAACTAAAACAAAATTGTAAGTTTAATAACTGTTTACATTTAGAAGAACCCAATTGCGCTATTAAAAATGCCTTAGATACCGATGATATTGCATGGAGTAGGTACCGCAGTTATGTACAAATGATTACGGGAGAAGAAGAAAATTATAGAACAGATATTTACGGAGAGAAAAAGTGA
- the dtd gene encoding D-aminoacyl-tRNA deacylase → MRVVLQRVSRASVRVDNQLISEIKSGLLVLLGIENADSEEDTEWLIRKIINLRVFNDAEGIMNKSLLESGGGIIVVSQFTLHASTKKGNRPSYIKAAKPEMATPLYEHFIKQLETELGKKVGTGIFGADMKVDLCNDGPVTIVIDSKNRE, encoded by the coding sequence GTGAGAGTAGTTTTACAACGAGTTTCAAGAGCAAGTGTTAGGGTTGACAATCAGCTTATTTCAGAAATTAAAAGCGGACTCCTCGTTCTTTTAGGCATTGAAAATGCAGATTCAGAAGAAGATACGGAATGGTTGATTCGAAAAATTATCAACTTACGCGTTTTTAATGATGCTGAAGGTATCATGAATAAATCCCTACTCGAAAGTGGTGGAGGTATTATAGTGGTAAGTCAGTTTACCTTACACGCCAGCACAAAAAAAGGCAATAGACCTTCCTATATTAAGGCTGCAAAACCTGAAATGGCCACACCGCTTTACGAACACTTTATAAAGCAATTAGAAACCGAATTAGGAAAAAAAGTAGGTACAGGTATTTTTGGTGCCGACATGAAAGTAGATTTGTGTAACGATGGTCCTGTGACTATTGTTATAGATTCTAAAAACAGAGAATAG
- a CDS encoding RNA polymerase sigma factor: MKIIPFYTNEKQLIKKACSGNGEAQKHLYEKHAPKMLSVCRQYVKDIAFAEDVMITGFVKVFKYLDTFKFEGSFEGWIRRIMVREAITHLRKNQFVVFDDELYDRHTNHQIEVASAIDIEEIQRLIDQLPEGYKMVFVLYAVEGYKHAEIASMLQISESTSKSQLFKARRILQEQLKETKRISYGTN, encoded by the coding sequence GTGAAAATAATTCCATTTTATACCAATGAAAAGCAGCTGATAAAAAAGGCGTGCTCCGGAAATGGAGAGGCTCAAAAGCACTTGTATGAAAAGCATGCGCCTAAAATGTTAAGTGTTTGCCGGCAATATGTAAAAGATATTGCTTTTGCAGAAGATGTTATGATCACAGGCTTTGTAAAGGTATTTAAATATTTAGACACCTTTAAGTTTGAAGGTAGTTTTGAAGGTTGGATTCGCAGGATAATGGTTCGGGAAGCCATAACCCACCTTCGTAAAAATCAATTTGTAGTGTTTGATGATGAGTTATATGATCGGCATACAAACCACCAGATTGAAGTAGCATCAGCTATTGATATTGAAGAAATACAACGCCTGATAGATCAACTTCCAGAAGGCTATAAAATGGTATTTGTATTGTATGCGGTTGAAGGATATAAGCATGCTGAAATTGCAAGTATGTTACAGATTTCAGAAAGTACCTCAAAATCGCAATTATTCAAAGCAAGGCGAATTTTACAAGAACAGTTAAAGGAAACTAAAAGAATAAGCTATGGCACCAATTAA